In Nitratireductor basaltis, the following are encoded in one genomic region:
- a CDS encoding MBL fold metallo-hydrolase codes for MSAKPIVKAFYDDRTSSVQYVASDPETKRCAIIDPVLDFDEKSGATATRHADAILAYIKEEGLEVEWVLDTHPHADHFSSARYLKEKTGAPTAIGEKVVEVQKLWKGIYNWPDFPADGSQWDKLFAEGEQFKVGNIEARVLFSPGHTLASITYVIGDAAFVHDTLFMPDSGTARADFPGGSASRLWDSIQEILSLPDETRIFTGHDYQPGGREPKWESTVVEQKRENKHMAKCKTREEFIKVREERDQTLPMPKLILHALQVNMNGGRLPEPEANGKRYLKFPLDALEGAAWD; via the coding sequence ATGAGTGCCAAGCCGATCGTCAAGGCGTTTTATGACGACCGTACCTCCTCGGTGCAGTATGTCGCTTCGGATCCGGAGACCAAGCGCTGCGCGATCATCGATCCGGTTCTCGACTTCGACGAGAAGTCCGGCGCAACGGCCACCCGTCACGCCGATGCCATTCTTGCCTATATCAAGGAAGAGGGGCTCGAAGTTGAGTGGGTTCTCGACACGCACCCCCATGCCGACCACTTTTCCTCCGCTCGATACCTGAAGGAAAAGACTGGCGCACCGACTGCCATCGGTGAGAAGGTCGTCGAGGTCCAGAAGCTCTGGAAAGGCATCTATAATTGGCCAGACTTCCCCGCCGATGGCTCCCAGTGGGACAAACTTTTCGCTGAAGGCGAGCAGTTCAAGGTCGGCAATATAGAGGCCAGGGTTCTCTTCTCACCCGGCCACACGCTTGCCTCGATCACCTATGTGATTGGCGATGCAGCCTTCGTGCATGACACGCTCTTCATGCCCGATTCCGGCACGGCCCGCGCCGATTTTCCCGGCGGCAGCGCCTCACGCCTTTGGGATTCGATCCAGGAGATCCTCTCCCTGCCCGACGAGACCCGCATCTTCACCGGCCACGACTACCAGCCGGGTGGTCGCGAACCGAAGTGGGAATCCACGGTGGTCGAGCAGAAGCGTGAGAACAAGCACATGGCCAAGTGCAAGACGCGCGAGGAGTTCATCAAGGTGCGTGAGGAGCGCGATCAGACGCTGCCCATGCCCAAACTGATCCTGCACGCGCTGCAGGTGAACATGAATGGTGGACGCCTGCCCGAGCCCGAGGCAAACGGCAAGCGGTATCTGAAATTCCCCCTCGACGCGCTCGAGGGTGCTGCGTGGGATTGA
- a CDS encoding TIGR01244 family sulfur transferase yields MKQISDRLWISPQIETGAIAALKDKGFAGIVNNRPDGEEPRQPAAATNRLEAEAHGLNYTHIPIVPGQISEDQVRDFQNALNDSDGPVIAHCKTGTRSATLYAIGEVMDGRMSHTEVKELGERLGVDLTGATKWLQSHGYS; encoded by the coding sequence ATGAAACAGATAAGTGACCGCCTCTGGATTTCGCCCCAGATCGAGACAGGTGCCATTGCAGCCCTCAAGGACAAGGGCTTTGCCGGGATCGTCAACAACAGACCCGATGGCGAAGAGCCTCGCCAGCCTGCTGCTGCAACCAACCGGCTCGAAGCCGAGGCTCATGGTCTCAACTATACCCATATTCCGATTGTTCCCGGCCAGATCAGCGAGGATCAGGTTCGCGACTTCCAGAACGCCCTCAATGACAGCGATGGGCCGGTGATCGCCCACTGCAAGACCGGCACCCGTTCGGCCACGCTCTACGCCATTGGCGAGGTGATGGACGGAAGGATGTCGCATACCGAGGTTAAAGAGCTTGGCGAGCGGCTGGGTGTTGACCTGACCGGAGCAACCAAGTGGCTCCAAAGCCACGGCTATTCCTGA
- a CDS encoding endo-1,4-beta-xylanase — protein MLSRRDFLAGATAALGASFSAGNARAANAGSGLNEVARRSGRIFGASVRMDQVSAEPGLANAVASQCGMLTPEIHLKWNSIEYRKGQVWYQPVDALVKHARQNGQTVYGHTLIWEQGTPDWALHHLHHKKDWDFVAAHFERLLKRYHADIPVWDVVNEPIDTQNGSKGLRRNTFQRVFGSGYIEQALHTARHFAPDAKLMLNDYSFEYDNHVEADRRATFLKLLERLKAKGVPLDGVGIQAHLDLGKGPLRHQIIGPFLQAIADMGLEIYITELDVKERDYRATAAIRDQRVADEVARYLDIALDQRAVKGVTTWGLSDKHSWLKVERGDRVDRRRYGNPAPNRGLPYDVSMKPKLMYKALERSLGGGLS, from the coding sequence ATGCTGTCACGACGGGATTTTCTGGCTGGGGCAACGGCTGCCCTTGGTGCTTCGTTCTCAGCGGGAAATGCCCGCGCAGCCAATGCGGGTTCCGGACTGAATGAGGTTGCCCGCCGCAGCGGCCGCATTTTTGGCGCGTCGGTTCGTATGGACCAGGTGTCGGCGGAGCCGGGACTTGCGAATGCGGTTGCCAGTCAGTGCGGAATGCTCACGCCCGAGATCCATCTGAAGTGGAACTCCATCGAATATCGCAAAGGGCAGGTCTGGTATCAGCCGGTTGATGCGCTGGTGAAGCACGCGCGTCAGAACGGGCAAACGGTCTATGGACATACGCTGATCTGGGAGCAGGGTACGCCAGACTGGGCCCTGCATCACCTTCACCACAAGAAGGACTGGGATTTCGTCGCCGCTCACTTCGAGCGGTTGCTCAAACGCTATCATGCCGATATCCCCGTTTGGGATGTGGTGAACGAGCCCATCGACACACAGAACGGCTCGAAGGGGCTGCGACGCAACACGTTCCAGCGCGTCTTCGGGTCCGGCTATATCGAGCAGGCGCTGCATACGGCGCGTCACTTCGCGCCCGATGCAAAGCTGATGCTCAACGACTACAGCTTCGAATACGACAACCATGTCGAGGCAGACCGACGCGCGACATTTCTGAAGCTTCTGGAGAGGCTTAAAGCCAAAGGTGTTCCACTCGATGGCGTGGGTATCCAGGCGCATCTTGATTTGGGCAAGGGCCCGCTCCGCCATCAGATCATTGGTCCCTTCCTGCAGGCCATCGCGGATATGGGGCTCGAGATCTACATCACCGAGCTTGATGTGAAGGAGCGTGACTATCGCGCGACAGCGGCAATTCGGGATCAGCGCGTGGCCGACGAGGTGGCGCGATATCTCGACATTGCGCTGGATCAGCGCGCGGTGAAGGGTGTGACCACCTGGGGCCTCTCCGACAAGCATTCATGGCTGAAAGTCGAGCGTGGTGATCGCGTCGATCGCCGCCGCTATGGCAACCCCGCACCCAATCGGGGCCTGCCCTATGATGTCAGCATGAAACCGAAGCTGATGTACAAGGCGCTTGAACGCAGCCTTGGCGGCGGCCTCAGCTAG
- a CDS encoding NAD-dependent epimerase/dehydratase family protein, with the protein MSKGHVLVTGGAGFIGSHLVDRLIDRGFEVSVLDCMLPQVHGDAEMDEEGWPVYLNPIARRIRGNILEDGVFEASLSGITHLAHLAASVGVGQSMTNIVDYTRNNTLAAATILEVLSRSRHKIRRIAVASSMSIYGEGEYHDAEGERVMALPRSRAQLEAHDWELSSGGRHLEPLPTAEDKPLAPGSIYAINKRDHEEMFLAVGGALGIPVVALRLFNAYGSRQALSNPYTGVAAIFISRLLNDQPPLVFEDGEQRRDFVHVHDVADAFATVLDTEDPRSGAYNVGSGKAVTVNEIARLLARLLGKNIAPEILQQYRVGDIRHCFADVARIERDYGFAPKRDFETGMGELIEWVAQARKPVDRAAESLAELRKSRLVV; encoded by the coding sequence ATGTCTAAGGGCCATGTTCTGGTAACGGGAGGTGCCGGCTTCATCGGCTCTCATCTTGTTGATCGCCTGATCGATCGCGGATTTGAGGTGAGCGTTCTCGACTGCATGCTCCCTCAGGTACATGGCGATGCTGAAATGGATGAGGAGGGCTGGCCGGTCTATCTCAACCCAATAGCAAGGCGCATCAGAGGCAACATCCTGGAGGACGGCGTCTTCGAGGCGAGTTTGAGCGGCATCACGCACCTGGCGCATCTGGCTGCGTCGGTCGGTGTCGGCCAATCCATGACGAATATCGTGGACTACACACGCAACAACACGCTTGCCGCTGCCACCATTCTGGAAGTGTTGTCACGCAGTCGGCACAAGATCCGCCGCATTGCCGTCGCCTCTTCCATGTCGATCTATGGTGAAGGCGAATATCACGACGCGGAGGGTGAGCGAGTGATGGCGCTGCCGCGCTCGCGCGCGCAATTGGAAGCGCATGATTGGGAACTGTCGTCCGGTGGCAGGCATCTTGAACCCTTGCCCACTGCGGAAGACAAGCCGCTCGCGCCCGGATCGATCTACGCGATCAACAAGCGCGATCACGAGGAGATGTTTCTGGCGGTGGGTGGAGCACTCGGCATACCTGTCGTCGCGCTCAGGCTCTTCAACGCCTACGGCTCGCGACAGGCTCTTTCCAATCCCTATACCGGCGTTGCGGCCATTTTCATCTCGCGTCTGTTGAACGACCAGCCACCACTGGTTTTCGAAGACGGAGAACAAAGGCGCGATTTCGTTCACGTCCATGACGTGGCAGACGCTTTCGCAACGGTGCTGGACACGGAAGACCCGCGCTCCGGCGCCTATAATGTCGGGAGCGGCAAAGCCGTAACGGTAAACGAGATCGCCCGTCTGCTAGCACGGCTGCTGGGCAAGAACATCGCCCCCGAGATCCTTCAGCAATATCGGGTGGGCGATATCCGCCACTGCTTTGCAGACGTGGCCAGGATAGAGCGCGATTACGGCTTTGCACCCAAACGCGATTTCGAAACCGGAATGGGCGAGCTGATCGAATGGGTCGCGCAAGCTCGCAAACCAGTTGATCGGGCTGCCGAAAGTCTGGCCGAGCTGCGTAAGAGCCGGCTGGTGGTTTGA
- a CDS encoding glycosyltransferase family 2 protein, producing the protein MPMLDFTLLSIFIFAQTAYFATFLVDAYIFSRPVNWVDTSIDAKNALTEFPYIVLFYPVLREPEETMRTTFHSLSLLDYPRARFRIVAIPNRDDVPTIDALRRLQREYPFIQVMTVPPTTHPNWNCVWKAWNENPKAYWWHKGKRAGNRALPPKKTRQLIYAFYNLAQEFGQEEDFLVNYIDADSCPPRDHFLAAAIGIKDYDVLQAQNVAGNLNESLSASWHAFDHMAWDGLKYPHLSADGKQPFWVLGKGLFFRSSDLLALGGFHPWLTIEDPEVGMRFWVNGRRLGIINGSLIEEVPNTFGRGITQRKRWVAGFFQSLTTPLREMGMKPADRFRAWLNFFPCLSLWLNAIGLPIGIWALWRWWAGNPVVPEFLLPLIAVNLSAFIISLTVLYVRTWQRTGLVLNKTGPRVYYMLRINPVFVLAWWVFWLIPLAIGLRMYLRDEGLVWERTEKTDSNGRLVRTARYWAGAGRTTKNVLPGHSPTPTSADALRRSSLNV; encoded by the coding sequence ATGCCCATGCTTGATTTTACCCTGCTCAGCATCTTCATTTTCGCCCAGACGGCCTATTTCGCGACCTTCCTCGTCGACGCCTATATCTTTTCCAGGCCCGTCAACTGGGTCGATACGAGCATTGACGCGAAAAACGCCCTAACGGAATTCCCCTATATCGTCCTGTTCTACCCGGTGCTGCGCGAGCCCGAAGAGACCATGCGGACCACATTCCACTCTTTGTCTCTTCTGGATTATCCGCGTGCCCGCTTCCGCATCGTTGCAATTCCCAATCGCGACGACGTGCCGACCATCGATGCATTACGCCGTCTCCAGCGCGAATATCCGTTTATACAGGTGATGACCGTGCCGCCCACCACGCACCCCAACTGGAACTGCGTGTGGAAAGCCTGGAACGAGAACCCCAAGGCCTATTGGTGGCACAAGGGGAAGCGGGCGGGAAACCGCGCCCTGCCGCCCAAGAAAACGCGCCAGCTCATCTACGCTTTCTACAATCTTGCGCAGGAGTTCGGGCAGGAGGAAGACTTCCTTGTCAATTACATCGACGCGGATAGCTGCCCGCCGCGAGACCATTTTCTTGCAGCCGCGATTGGCATCAAGGACTATGACGTCCTGCAGGCGCAGAATGTGGCGGGCAATCTGAACGAGAGCCTTTCAGCCAGCTGGCATGCCTTTGATCACATGGCATGGGACGGCCTGAAATATCCGCACCTGTCCGCTGACGGAAAGCAACCGTTCTGGGTGCTGGGAAAAGGGCTTTTCTTCCGTTCGTCGGATCTGCTGGCGCTCGGCGGATTTCACCCCTGGCTGACCATCGAGGATCCGGAAGTGGGCATGCGCTTCTGGGTGAACGGTCGCAGGCTGGGCATTATCAACGGCTCACTGATCGAAGAGGTGCCCAACACCTTCGGGCGTGGCATAACCCAGCGCAAACGCTGGGTGGCGGGCTTCTTTCAAAGTCTCACGACGCCCTTGCGCGAAATGGGCATGAAGCCGGCGGACCGCTTCAGGGCATGGCTGAACTTCTTCCCCTGTCTTTCACTGTGGCTGAATGCGATAGGACTTCCCATCGGTATTTGGGCGCTGTGGCGCTGGTGGGCCGGCAACCCGGTCGTTCCGGAATTCTTGCTGCCCTTGATCGCCGTCAATCTCTCCGCCTTCATAATCTCGCTGACAGTGCTTTATGTTCGCACATGGCAGCGCACCGGCCTTGTGCTGAACAAGACCGGACCTCGCGTCTACTACATGTTGCGCATCAATCCCGTTTTCGTTCTCGCCTGGTGGGTCTTTTGGCTGATCCCCCTCGCCATCGGCCTTCGGATGTATCTCCGCGACGAAGGTCTTGTATGGGAACGCACCGAGAAGACGGACTCCAATGGCCGCCTGGTTCGTACTGCCCGATACTGGGCCGGCGCCGGACGTACCACGAAGAACGTTCTTCCAGGCCATTCTCCTACCCCAACCTCCGCAGATGCTCTTCGAAGGAGTAGCCTCAATGTCTAA
- a CDS encoding UDP-glucose dehydrogenase family protein, with product MNIVIVGCGYVGLVSGACLAQIGHHVLCVDVDRKRIETLQTGACPIYEPGLAELIESGMTGGRLAFAHQLPALTSAIDLVLIAVGTPPAANGEEADLSGVFAVAQEVAEKARGPVVIVTKSTVPPGTGDAIEALMKRQRPDLSFHVASNPEFLREGSAIPDFLQPDRIVIGTESAHAKAKLHKLYKPLTDQGAPLVSTSRIAAEIIKYAANAFLAIKITFINEIANLCEATGADVREVAQGIGKDKRIGGDFLRTGPGYGGSCFPKDTRALAATARAYGVDLSLVEQTIAGNERRKNQVAAKVAHVLGGDLRGRRIAVLGLAFKPETSDTRDSPATALISALVARGAFVTACDPEAKLEPAMASAITLEPDPYDCAQDADCVVLATEWNCFLDLDFARLAGRMRNAVMVDLRNALDHPKLARCGFTTHGLGVPAHAPKKVYTRQARRPITPIPLVSVSLLNNGKRHQLAQLQ from the coding sequence ATGAATATCGTGATTGTCGGATGTGGATATGTCGGCCTCGTGAGCGGAGCATGCCTGGCGCAAATCGGCCATCACGTCTTGTGCGTTGATGTGGACCGAAAGCGCATCGAAACACTGCAAACCGGCGCCTGCCCCATCTACGAACCTGGTCTGGCGGAACTGATCGAGAGTGGCATGACCGGCGGGAGACTGGCCTTTGCCCACCAGTTGCCGGCTCTCACTTCCGCGATCGACCTCGTATTGATCGCCGTGGGCACGCCACCAGCGGCCAACGGGGAGGAGGCAGACCTTTCAGGTGTATTCGCCGTCGCGCAGGAAGTGGCGGAGAAAGCAAGGGGGCCGGTCGTCATTGTGACAAAGTCGACCGTTCCACCGGGAACCGGAGATGCGATTGAAGCCCTCATGAAGCGGCAACGGCCGGATCTGTCGTTCCATGTTGCTTCCAATCCCGAATTCCTGCGTGAAGGCAGTGCTATCCCTGATTTCCTGCAGCCGGATCGCATCGTCATCGGCACCGAATCCGCTCATGCCAAGGCCAAGCTTCACAAGCTATACAAGCCGCTGACCGATCAAGGCGCTCCTCTGGTTTCCACCTCTCGGATCGCTGCCGAGATCATAAAATATGCGGCGAACGCCTTCCTCGCCATCAAGATCACCTTCATCAACGAGATCGCCAATCTGTGCGAAGCGACGGGTGCGGATGTGCGCGAGGTTGCCCAGGGCATCGGCAAGGACAAGCGCATTGGTGGCGACTTCCTGCGCACCGGGCCCGGGTATGGCGGGTCCTGCTTTCCCAAGGACACCCGCGCATTGGCAGCGACCGCCCGGGCATATGGCGTCGACCTTTCGCTTGTCGAACAAACCATAGCCGGCAACGAGCGGCGAAAGAACCAGGTTGCCGCGAAGGTCGCGCATGTGTTGGGCGGAGATTTGCGGGGGCGCCGCATAGCCGTGCTTGGCCTCGCTTTCAAACCCGAGACAAGCGACACGCGCGATTCACCCGCCACAGCCCTCATCTCGGCACTGGTTGCACGCGGAGCATTCGTTACGGCTTGCGATCCGGAAGCAAAACTCGAGCCGGCCATGGCCAGCGCGATCACGCTCGAACCTGATCCCTATGACTGTGCGCAAGATGCGGATTGCGTCGTGTTGGCGACTGAGTGGAACTGCTTCCTCGATCTCGATTTTGCGCGTCTTGCCGGAAGGATGCGCAACGCGGTCATGGTCGATCTGCGCAATGCGCTGGATCACCCGAAACTCGCGCGCTGCGGCTTCACAACCCATGGGCTGGGTGTCCCGGCACATGCGCCGAAAAAGGTATACACCAGGCAGGCGCGCCGCCCCATCACACCCATTCCGCTGGTCTCGGTCAGCCTGTTGAACAACGGCAAGCGTCACCAACTTGCCCAGCTGCAATAG
- a CDS encoding UDP-glucuronic acid decarboxylase family protein yields MHIPTPTPSKAARSPFHNKVVCVTGGAGFVGSHMCRRLLKDGAHVTCLDNLDTGRHGNIAALEARTSFSFIQHDINDPLPPGLPEFDYIFNLACPASPVHYQRDPVFTALTCSRGVFNLLERAHRDGALLLQASTSEIYGDPLIHPQPESYWGNVNSCGTRSCYDEGKRFAETLIRDFGTRYGVPIRIARIFNTYGPHMQFDDGRVVSNFVVQALKGQPLTIYGDGSQTRSFCYVDDLVEGLLRLAASRTTGPDPVNLGNPEEFTVGELAELVLSSTGSLSPLVHRPLPQDDPKRRRPDITRAKKILGWAPATPLSAGLLQTIDEFRQRLELSLPLRTAPAAAREVRAC; encoded by the coding sequence ATGCACATCCCCACCCCCACTCCTTCAAAAGCTGCCAGATCACCTTTTCACAACAAGGTGGTCTGCGTGACCGGCGGAGCCGGCTTTGTCGGCTCGCATATGTGCCGAAGACTGTTGAAGGATGGTGCTCATGTAACCTGCCTCGACAATCTTGATACGGGACGCCACGGAAACATCGCCGCCCTGGAAGCGCGGACCAGCTTCAGCTTCATCCAGCATGACATCAACGACCCGCTTCCCCCCGGCCTGCCCGAATTCGATTATATCTTCAATCTGGCCTGCCCGGCCTCTCCCGTTCACTACCAACGCGACCCCGTATTTACCGCGCTCACCTGCTCCCGCGGCGTCTTCAATCTTCTGGAACGGGCACACCGCGACGGCGCGCTTCTCCTGCAGGCTTCCACGTCGGAAATATACGGCGATCCGCTTATCCACCCGCAGCCGGAGAGCTATTGGGGGAATGTGAACAGTTGCGGCACCCGCTCCTGTTATGACGAGGGCAAACGCTTCGCGGAGACGCTGATACGCGATTTCGGCACCAGATATGGCGTTCCCATCCGTATCGCCCGCATCTTCAACACCTATGGCCCGCATATGCAGTTCGACGATGGTCGCGTGGTCTCCAATTTCGTCGTCCAGGCGCTCAAGGGACAACCGCTGACGATTTACGGCGACGGTTCGCAAACACGTTCCTTCTGCTATGTCGACGACCTTGTTGAAGGTCTGCTGCGCCTCGCCGCAAGCCGCACGACCGGACCCGATCCGGTCAATCTGGGGAACCCTGAGGAATTTACCGTCGGCGAACTTGCCGAGCTTGTTCTCTCCTCGACCGGCTCCCTGTCCCCTCTCGTCCATCGTCCCCTTCCTCAGGACGATCCCAAAAGACGAAGGCCCGACATCACCCGTGCGAAGAAGATCCTGGGATGGGCCCCGGCCACACCTCTCTCCGCCGGGCTGCTCCAGACAATCGATGAATTCCGCCAGCGGCTGGAGCTTTCCCTGCCACTGCGCACGGCCCCGGCCGCCGCCAGAGAAGTACGCGCCTGCTAA
- a CDS encoding carbohydrate-binding domain-containing protein: MKTFLSIAATAAFAAIQLSGATADTAGTRVTVQIAGEAYEGQPEFEVRFGGQVIGRGELTAGIDTVSEGRLFFSPDPDKYLETFEFMVSDKDFQRNAALTVHLMNDRFKEEAWGRDRNIFIRSITVNGKKVFSRNLQLETDAKPEKVDYQAGLLPVYRQNQRAVAQPPAGGWPSPDGRTSRLTVQPHIPAAGG, from the coding sequence ATGAAGACGTTTCTGAGCATCGCAGCTACCGCTGCGTTTGCGGCCATACAACTGTCTGGCGCCACTGCTGACACGGCCGGCACCCGCGTGACGGTTCAAATAGCCGGCGAGGCTTACGAAGGTCAGCCCGAATTCGAAGTCAGGTTCGGTGGACAGGTCATCGGACGTGGCGAACTGACCGCTGGCATAGACACGGTTTCGGAAGGCCGTCTCTTCTTCAGTCCGGATCCTGACAAATATCTGGAGACCTTCGAGTTCATGGTCTCCGACAAGGACTTCCAGCGCAACGCGGCCCTGACCGTTCACCTGATGAATGATCGCTTCAAGGAAGAAGCCTGGGGACGTGACCGCAATATCTTCATCCGTTCGATAACCGTGAACGGCAAGAAGGTCTTTTCCCGAAATCTGCAACTGGAGACAGACGCGAAACCGGAAAAGGTGGATTATCAGGCCGGCCTCCTGCCGGTCTACCGCCAGAACCAGCGTGCAGTTGCACAACCACCTGCGGGCGGTTGGCCTTCCCCTGACGGCCGTACGAGCCGCCTTACAGTCCAACCTCATATCCCCGCAGCGGGAGGCTGA
- a CDS encoding endo-1,4-beta-xylanase produces MRSSRDEEQVLEEEPQGVSLQLAAGSINRMYGSAFSEKMLKTSSKARAVTLSQCASITPEWSLKWDNLAPNPDRHDFSTADAVANFARTHGKRMRGHTLLWHQGVPKWANAMLQETREWDLVRSYFNTVIPRYGDIIDEWDVINEPIEIGDRGDGLRQNQFMHVFGPDYIEWALWTARDAAPKARLYINEYGLEYFSPEEGQRRLTLLRLLERLKNRGAPIDGVGLQAHLDLRKGTIYREGVYGLMRDISDLGLGISITELDVRENETGGEVEVRDQKVADEVRRYMDIALQFPNVGSVTTWGLSDRFSWLRYKDGGRRDNRGLPYDEEWRRKPMRTALESAFLERQSMT; encoded by the coding sequence ATGCGGTCCTCCCGCGATGAGGAACAGGTGCTGGAGGAGGAACCACAGGGGGTTTCGCTTCAGCTGGCAGCGGGTTCGATCAATCGGATGTATGGCTCAGCCTTCTCCGAGAAAATGCTGAAAACCAGCTCCAAGGCGCGCGCCGTAACGCTGTCGCAATGCGCCTCCATCACGCCTGAGTGGTCGCTCAAATGGGACAATCTGGCGCCAAACCCGGACCGACATGATTTCTCGACAGCAGACGCGGTGGCCAATTTCGCCCGCACGCACGGCAAACGCATGCGTGGTCATACGCTTCTGTGGCACCAGGGCGTGCCGAAATGGGCGAACGCGATGCTGCAAGAGACGCGGGAATGGGACCTGGTGCGGTCATACTTCAATACGGTGATACCGCGCTATGGCGACATCATCGATGAATGGGATGTGATCAACGAGCCGATCGAAATCGGCGATCGCGGTGATGGTTTGCGGCAGAACCAGTTCATGCATGTCTTCGGCCCGGACTACATCGAATGGGCGTTATGGACCGCTCGAGACGCGGCACCGAAGGCCCGCCTTTATATCAATGAGTATGGGCTGGAATACTTCTCACCCGAAGAAGGACAGCGCCGCCTCACCCTGCTGCGTCTTCTGGAGCGGTTGAAGAACCGGGGTGCGCCGATTGACGGTGTGGGGCTGCAGGCACATCTCGACCTGCGCAAGGGCACGATCTATCGGGAAGGTGTCTACGGTCTTATGCGTGACATTTCGGATCTGGGCCTTGGTATCTCCATCACCGAACTGGACGTGCGCGAGAATGAAACCGGCGGGGAAGTAGAGGTGCGGGACCAGAAAGTCGCCGACGAAGTGCGTCGATACATGGACATTGCACTTCAGTTCCCGAATGTCGGTTCGGTCACCACCTGGGGTTTGAGCGACAGGTTTTCCTGGCTTCGCTACAAGGATGGCGGCCGCCGCGATAATAGGGGGCTGCCATATGACGAGGAATGGAGGCGCAAACCCATGCGCACGGCGCTTGAATCGGCATTTCTCGAACGGCAATCTATGACCTGA
- a CDS encoding AfsR/SARP family transcriptional regulator: MENGRPNAPPGAEIALNTLGFCSLSAGNAIVSNVPSNFYRITTYLYLAGEPHIAPRQRISSLLWPEAQTESANANLRQSLVRIRRLQGDHHFKLMEMNFSLVHLTPSPVAWDLEDFLNACDHYDEQSLLVLCSSYGGDLLADIGASSTEFEDWMQEQRSRLRGQLLAQLSRALDDEEISPETRTVCARKLLTVDPCNERAFQVLMEEAAHNGDMMRLQQLYERCERQLMNEFGVRSSSDTRQLYARLANGGLHPPLRS, translated from the coding sequence TTGGAGAACGGAAGGCCGAATGCACCACCCGGTGCAGAAATCGCTCTGAATACCCTTGGCTTTTGCAGCTTGAGCGCTGGCAATGCCATCGTTTCGAACGTCCCCTCGAATTTTTACCGCATCACCACCTATCTATACCTTGCAGGTGAGCCGCACATCGCCCCACGGCAAAGGATCAGCAGCCTGTTGTGGCCCGAAGCCCAGACCGAAAGTGCCAACGCCAATCTGCGCCAGAGCCTGGTGCGCATCAGACGCCTTCAAGGCGACCACCACTTCAAGCTGATGGAGATGAATTTCTCGCTCGTTCACCTTACACCAAGCCCGGTCGCCTGGGATCTCGAGGATTTTCTGAACGCGTGCGACCACTATGACGAGCAATCTCTGCTTGTCCTTTGCTCAAGCTATGGCGGCGATCTGCTTGCCGATATCGGCGCCTCCAGCACCGAGTTCGAGGATTGGATGCAAGAGCAACGCAGCCGGCTGAGGGGTCAGTTGCTGGCTCAACTTTCCCGCGCGCTCGACGATGAGGAAATTTCGCCCGAAACACGGACGGTCTGCGCAAGAAAGCTGCTGACGGTAGATCCCTGCAATGAGCGTGCATTTCAGGTTCTGATGGAAGAAGCTGCACATAATGGCGACATGATGCGCTTGCAGCAGCTGTATGAACGATGTGAGCGCCAGTTGATGAACGAGTTCGGCGTCCGAAGCTCCAGCGACACGCGGCAACTCTATGCCCGCCTTGCAAATGGGGGCCTGCACCCGCCTCTCAGGTCATAG